The genomic stretch GCATCCCCAGGGCCATAGGTTTCGGGAAGGGGCGCGCGCTCAACCCCCCTGAGATCCAAGCCGGGCGGGAGGCATTCCGGCACAAGCTCCCCGGGCAAGCAGGAGAAGGCCGGCCCCACCGGACACGCCGGGGGTGGAGGCGTCGGGGGAGGAGGAGGGAGGGGAAGAGCGGGTGGGGACGGGACCTCCACCGCGGGGGCGACGAGGTACGCGGAGGTCCAGGTGAACCCCACCCGGGGATCGCACAGGACCACCCTTTTCGCCATCACCCAGAGCTCCGGGCCGCCGAGGCGAAGGGAAAGCTCCGCCCGCACCCTGTACCCATTGGGCCCAGCCATGAGATCCACGTTGCGCAAAAGGACATCCCGCAATTGCCAGGGTGGCGTCCCCTCGGAATAGTAGACCCGGACGTACAGGTCCCGTCCGACCTCGCAGTCGGCGCAGGGATCGTCCGCCACGCCCTCCAGGACCAAGATCCAGTTCCCGCCGGAAACGCCAGTGAAACGCCAGGTGGCCATGGCGTACAGGCGGATATCGGACAGCCAGCACAATCCGGCGGAGACCTCACCGGTGCAGGTGAAGGACTCGGGGAAGAGCTCACCCCCAAAGGCTGGCAAGGCCAACAGAACAGCAACCGTCGCCAACACCCCGCTTCGCACCTCGCCCCCCTTGACCTCATTTTAGGCCGGGGGAATGGGGTGGACAAATCCGGCTACCGCCGGCCCAACGCCTCCCAGAGAGCGGAGTAGTCGGAGCGGGGATTCCAGAAGAGATAACCGTCCGCCCCTGTCTCCTCCGCTGCCCGGACCTGGGCCACGATGTACTCGGCCAGGGTCATCCCGGGCGGGATGGCCATGGCGAACGCCTGCAGGAACGGGCGCAGCGGGGTGTCCACCCGGGCCAGCCCGTGTTCCATGGTTCGCCGCACGGTGCCGTAGGGGTCGTTCTTGAGCTCTTGCTCAACAAAATGGGATGGGTAGAGCATCGGCGACACCACGTCCACGAGCCTGGCCATCCCCTCCAGGTGTTGGCCGATGGGGTCGATGCGGCGGGCGTTCCACGGCCACATCACCCGGCCGTACACGTCCACGGAGATGGGCAGCGACAAGCGGTCCTTTGCCTGGACCAAGAACGCCTCCACCGCCGCGCACCGGGCGGAGTAGTCCGGCCCGATGGGGCCATCGTCCGGGAACCGGATGTAGTCCAACTGGAGCTCATCGAACCCCGCCCGCTCCACCTCCCCGGCGATCGCCAGGTTGTACTCCACCGCCGCCTCCACCGTGGGCAACACCCACGGGGCGGTGGATGAGCCGAGGTGACGGGCAAGGAGGGGATCGTAGAACACGACCTGTCGGGCGATGGCGTACATGCCCCGGGCGTGCACCGCCCACACCACTGCGGTGAGGTCCAGCAGAGGCTTCACTGCGCCGATGCGGTGGGCCAGGTCGACCTGGGAGGGGTAGCACACCTCGCCCTGGTTGTTCTTGACGTCGATCACCACCGCGTCCAGGCCGAACCGCGCCAGGTGGTCGAGCGTGCCCTCGAGGAACCCCGGCCGGGCGGCAGCGTAGGCGGTGAGGTACACCCCGCGGTGGCCGTGGACCGTGGCCGGAGGCGGGGGCGCCGCCGGGGAGGAGCTCATGGGTGACTGTCCTGGAAAGCAGACCCCGAGCAACCCGGCGACGACGATCAACGTTCGAAACGGGAGCCGGTGCCTCATGGACGCGGAGGATACCCGCCCGGGGATGGGCGCGGGGTGACCCGGTTCCCTAAGGCCGGGGACCTTGTCCCTACCATGAGGTGAGGTAACATGGGTCCATGTCCGTGCGGTTTTTCGCGGCCGGACGTCGTTTTTCCGGGTCTGGGTTCCTGTTCGACAAGGACGGGACCCTCCTCGCGTTCGATCACTGGCTCGGGGTGATGCGGGAACGGGCACGGAGGCTGGCGGTGCGGCTGGACCTGACCGGCCCTGAGACAGAGGCCTTGCTGCGGTTCATGGGTCTGGATCCGGCGCGCCCGGGGGTGACCGGCCAAGGGATCATCCCCCTCCCCCGGTGTGATGCCGAGGCCGCCACCGCTCACTAC from Candidatus Acetothermia bacterium encodes the following:
- a CDS encoding putative glycoside hydrolase produces the protein MRHRLPFRTLIVVAGLLGVCFPGQSPMSSSPAAPPPPATVHGHRGVYLTAYAAARPGFLEGTLDHLARFGLDAVVIDVKNNQGEVCYPSQVDLAHRIGAVKPLLDLTAVVWAVHARGMYAIARQVVFYDPLLARHLGSSTAPWVLPTVEAAVEYNLAIAGEVERAGFDELQLDYIRFPDDGPIGPDYSARCAAVEAFLVQAKDRLSLPISVDVYGRVMWPWNARRIDPIGQHLEGMARLVDVVSPMLYPSHFVEQELKNDPYGTVRRTMEHGLARVDTPLRPFLQAFAMAIPPGMTLAEYIVAQVRAAEETGADGYLFWNPRSDYSALWEALGRR